From the Chloroflexota bacterium genome, one window contains:
- a CDS encoding PPOX class F420-dependent oxidoreductase has protein sequence MSKLSADAIKMLSEGKNIATIATVMPDGSPQATVVWIDTDGEHVIFNTAEGRVKTENLRRDPRVAIAVTDADNPYEQVTIRGRVVEFTHDGADAHIDALAKKYLGVDEYPLRNPDEQRVIVKIAPA, from the coding sequence ATGAGCAAACTAAGCGCGGACGCCATTAAGATGCTTAGCGAGGGCAAGAACATTGCCACCATCGCCACCGTGATGCCCGATGGCTCGCCGCAAGCTACCGTCGTGTGGATAGACACCGACGGCGAGCATGTCATATTCAACACCGCCGAAGGGCGCGTCAAGACCGAGAACCTGCGGCGCGATCCGCGAGTCGCCATCGCCGTTACCGATGCGGATAATCCCTACGAGCAGGTTACGATTCGCGGTCGCGTCGTGGAGTTCACGCACGACGGCGCAGACGCGCACATCGACGCGCTCGCCAAGAAATACCTCGGCGTGGACGAATACCCGCTCCGCAACCCCGACGAGCAGCGCGTCATCGTCAAAATCGCACCCGCATAA
- a CDS encoding GNAT family N-acetyltransferase, whose amino-acid sequence MPYQPAPTIRPLSKSEIPLLDAHLDVDRLAGRHDDRFAQQRDGCLTYLIAWLDGIPIGHTMVCWTGTTDAYVADRISDCAHVAHVEDLFVMPHLRSYGIGTRILAEAERIAVSRDFTQIGLAVGIDNPRARALYDRLGYADTGIGEFQIGGTFHDRHGIRREWREVCEYLIKPLP is encoded by the coding sequence ATGCCATATCAACCAGCGCCCACAATACGCCCACTATCGAAGTCCGAAATACCACTGCTAGACGCGCATCTCGATGTGGACAGGCTGGCGGGGCGGCACGATGACCGCTTTGCGCAGCAGCGGGACGGCTGCCTGACATACCTGATTGCATGGCTTGACGGCATACCCATCGGGCACACGATGGTGTGCTGGACAGGCACAACGGACGCCTATGTCGCCGACCGCATATCCGACTGCGCCCATGTGGCCCATGTGGAAGACTTATTCGTTATGCCGCACCTGCGCTCGTATGGCATCGGCACGCGGATATTGGCAGAGGCGGAGCGTATCGCCGTGTCGCGCGATTTCACGCAAATAGGCTTGGCGGTCGGCATCGACAACCCGCGCGCCCGTGCGCTGTACGATCGGCTGGGCTACGCGGACACCGGCATCGGCGAGTTCCAAATCGGCGGCACATTTCACGACAGACACGGCATCCGGCGCGAATGGCGCGAAGTCTGCGAATATCTTATCAAGCCGCTGCCGTAA
- a CDS encoding DUF3800 domain-containing protein, with protein sequence MLAFLDESGIPHPNDETSRPVIVSICINEEDVRGESAHLYSLKRRLGTPDAELKGSKYITPRVFRNRPNEWELAESFFDLCRSLPFTLFAVVMEHPEQLPYGREAENYLPNEYRYLLQRINQLAEEKNRVATVLFDGEGPTLYGGLLPKKFDSFLYRSAEGQSFTSICDSPYFVDSGLTQGIQIADMTAYVCRVYQENSLYEGIPQADGYLSAINRYYNVVRAKTIDFTTPEGYPRPGIYFMPESDHYKSSE encoded by the coding sequence ATGCTGGCATTTTTGGATGAAAGCGGAATACCGCATCCTAACGACGAAACTAGCAGACCTGTCATAGTGAGTATCTGCATAAATGAGGAAGATGTGCGTGGAGAGTCGGCGCATCTATATTCTCTGAAACGCCGACTTGGAACTCCCGACGCGGAACTTAAAGGGAGTAAATACATAACTCCGAGGGTGTTCAGAAACAGACCCAACGAATGGGAATTGGCAGAGTCTTTCTTTGACCTGTGTCGCTCGTTGCCCTTTACCTTGTTTGCGGTTGTTATGGAGCATCCGGAGCAATTACCATATGGTCGTGAGGCAGAAAACTACTTGCCTAACGAATACAGATACCTGCTTCAACGCATAAATCAACTTGCCGAAGAAAAGAACAGAGTGGCAACAGTTCTGTTCGATGGTGAGGGACCTACTCTATACGGTGGCTTGCTCCCAAAGAAGTTCGACTCTTTTCTTTATCGTTCCGCAGAAGGGCAATCGTTCACATCAATATGTGATTCCCCGTATTTCGTAGATTCTGGCTTGACGCAAGGCATACAGATAGCGGACATGACGGCGTATGTGTGTCGTGTTTATCAAGAGAACAGCCTTTATGAGGGAATACCGCAAGCGGATGGCTACCTGTCCGCCATCAACAGATACTACAATGTAGTCAGGGCAAAAACGATCGACTTTACGACGCCGGAGGGTTATCCGCGTCCCGGCATCTACTTCATGCCTGAGAGCGACCATTATAAAAGCAGCGAGTAA
- a CDS encoding CapA family protein, which yields MLYDAQAGNLTLIASGDTMITRRMSVFREDGFARLRKLFQDADVGFTNLEMLMHEYEHSPGMAGGTYTASDPKNLRELEWMGVNLVSCANNHSYDYGEGGVLTNLAHLRESDLVHAGTGRNLSEARAPAYLDTANGRVALISASSTFAEAGRALNQRPDINGRPGLNPLRFSTTHIVDRPAFDALRRVNAELGLEAQRNALRNFRHPGAIPEDTDSRMVFLDNVFALGEEFKVNTQLNRSDLNDNLKWVRDARRMADWVMVSVHCHESGDHSDEPPQFLVDFAHACIDEGADVFVGHGPHTTRGIEIYKDRPIMYSLGNFIFQNDTVKWQPSYNYESVKLDADATPADFYDARSDHDKRGFPADALYWESVVARCEFKRESLHSLTLLPIDLGHGRKRSQRGRPLLASSGVSRRALERLKRLSKPLGTDIRIERGVGKVRL from the coding sequence GTGCTGTACGATGCGCAGGCAGGCAATCTGACGCTGATAGCAAGCGGCGATACGATGATAACCCGCAGGATGTCCGTCTTCCGCGAGGATGGCTTCGCGCGTCTGCGGAAGCTGTTCCAAGACGCGGATGTGGGGTTCACAAACCTAGAAATGCTGATGCACGAGTACGAGCATTCGCCGGGCATGGCGGGCGGCACTTACACTGCGTCCGACCCGAAGAACCTGCGCGAGCTGGAGTGGATGGGCGTCAACCTGGTGTCGTGCGCGAACAACCATAGCTACGACTACGGCGAAGGCGGCGTGCTGACGAATCTGGCGCATCTGCGCGAGTCCGACCTCGTGCACGCCGGCACCGGACGCAACCTGAGCGAGGCGCGCGCGCCGGCATATCTGGACACGGCGAACGGCAGGGTCGCGCTTATATCGGCGTCGTCCACATTCGCGGAGGCGGGTCGCGCGCTGAACCAGCGGCCGGACATCAACGGGCGGCCGGGCTTGAACCCGCTACGATTCAGCACGACGCACATCGTTGACCGGCCTGCGTTCGATGCGCTGCGTCGCGTCAACGCGGAGCTGGGCTTGGAGGCACAGCGTAATGCGCTCCGCAACTTCCGCCATCCGGGAGCAATACCGGAAGACACGGACAGTCGCATGGTGTTCTTGGACAATGTGTTCGCGCTGGGCGAGGAGTTCAAGGTCAACACGCAGCTCAACCGCAGCGACCTGAACGACAACCTGAAGTGGGTGCGGGACGCGCGCCGCATGGCAGACTGGGTGATGGTGTCTGTGCACTGCCACGAGAGCGGCGACCACAGCGATGAGCCACCGCAGTTTTTGGTGGACTTCGCGCACGCGTGCATCGACGAAGGCGCGGATGTGTTCGTGGGGCACGGGCCGCATACTACGCGCGGCATCGAGATATACAAAGACCGCCCGATAATGTACAGCCTGGGCAACTTCATCTTCCAGAACGACACGGTGAAGTGGCAGCCGTCGTACAATTACGAGAGCGTGAAGCTGGACGCGGACGCGACGCCGGCGGACTTTTACGACGCGCGCAGCGACCACGACAAGCGGGGCTTTCCGGCGGACGCGCTGTATTGGGAGAGCGTGGTGGCGCGCTGCGAATTCAAGCGCGAGTCGCTGCACAGCCTGACGCTGCTCCCTATAGACCTGGGACACGGCAGAAAGCGCTCGCAGCGCGGCAGACCGCTGCTGGCGTCGTCCGGGGTCAGCCGTCGCGCGCTAGAGCGCCTAAAGCGCCTGTCCAAGCCGCTCGGCACCGACATCCGCATAGAGCGCGGCGTAGGGAAGGTGCGCCTATGA
- a CDS encoding ornithine cyclodeaminase family protein yields the protein MTLYLTESEINQILTMELALETVEQAFSLLSDGGATNGARSRIRLPAGGLFNFMCAAAPGAGVMGLKAYGVVPGNPVKFYVQLFSTDTGELLALMEAGDLGQVRTGAASGVATKYMAREDAASVGVIGSGYQARTQLEAVCKVRPITSARVFSRNPERRERFATRMGERLNIDITAVDSGEECVADADVVITMTSANRPVLNGEWLKPGTHINAAGANHWMRRELDGNAVRRSDVIVTDDIEQAKMECGDLIYPAELGSIRWEQVRSLADVVGGAASGRKTDDDITLFESQGLAVQDITTGIRVYQMALERGIGAAMP from the coding sequence TTGACCCTCTACCTAACCGAAAGCGAAATCAACCAAATCCTGACGATGGAACTTGCCCTTGAAACCGTCGAGCAAGCCTTCAGCCTGCTATCCGATGGCGGCGCAACTAATGGCGCGCGTTCGCGCATTCGGCTGCCGGCGGGCGGGCTGTTCAACTTCATGTGCGCGGCGGCTCCCGGCGCGGGCGTGATGGGGCTTAAAGCGTATGGCGTAGTCCCCGGCAACCCCGTCAAGTTCTATGTGCAGCTGTTCAGCACCGACACGGGCGAACTTCTGGCGCTGATGGAAGCGGGCGATCTGGGGCAGGTGCGTACCGGAGCGGCGAGCGGCGTTGCGACGAAGTACATGGCGCGCGAGGACGCGGCGAGCGTGGGCGTCATCGGCTCCGGGTATCAGGCGCGCACGCAGCTCGAAGCGGTGTGCAAGGTGCGCCCCATCACGAGCGCGCGCGTGTTCAGCCGCAACCCTGAGCGCAGAGAGAGGTTCGCCACAAGGATGGGCGAGCGGCTGAACATAGACATAACCGCCGTAGATAGCGGCGAGGAGTGCGTGGCGGACGCGGATGTGGTCATCACGATGACGAGCGCGAATCGTCCCGTGCTCAACGGCGAGTGGCTCAAGCCGGGTACGCACATCAACGCGGCAGGCGCGAACCACTGGATGCGGCGCGAACTCGACGGCAATGCGGTGCGCCGATCGGATGTGATCGTAACAGACGACATAGAGCAGGCAAAGATGGAGTGCGGCGACCTGATTTACCCTGCCGAACTCGGTTCGATTCGCTGGGAGCAGGTGCGCAGCCTAGCCGATGTGGTCGGCGGCGCGGCGTCCGGGCGCAAGACAGACGACGACATAACGCTGTTCGAGTCGCAGGGGCTTGCGGTGCAGGACATTACCACGGGGATACGCGTATATCAGATGGCGTTAGAGCGCGGCATAGGCGCGGCGATGCCGTGA
- a CDS encoding GNAT family N-acetyltransferase, with protein MPQEINLQMVTRDDVVRIRRWLQDEEVSESWFGRYAYGDPAHLGYHPEEMDDVDEEEWVHVFDNPEHRILSIYSPAAGHIGEIHLAIEESLGDGQLSILIGRKDLWHHGYGSAAARRALETAFDEYGLYRVWVDIPEYNTAARSMFAHLGFQHEGTLRKSRPHEGARFDSVVMGLLANEYVPLDGASVQAIPRV; from the coding sequence ATGCCTCAAGAGATTAATTTGCAGATGGTTACGCGGGACGATGTGGTGCGCATTCGGCGCTGGCTGCAGGACGAAGAGGTGTCGGAATCGTGGTTCGGGCGCTATGCGTATGGCGATCCGGCGCACTTGGGCTACCATCCCGAGGAGATGGACGATGTGGACGAGGAGGAGTGGGTGCATGTCTTCGACAATCCGGAGCATCGGATCCTGTCGATTTACAGCCCGGCAGCCGGGCATATCGGCGAGATTCACCTCGCTATCGAAGAGTCGCTCGGAGATGGGCAGCTATCGATTCTCATCGGGCGCAAGGATTTGTGGCATCATGGCTATGGGTCGGCGGCGGCGCGGCGCGCGCTGGAAACGGCGTTCGACGAATACGGGCTTTACCGCGTCTGGGTCGATATTCCGGAGTACAACACTGCCGCGCGGAGCATGTTCGCGCATTTGGGCTTCCAGCACGAGGGCACGCTGCGCAAGAGCCGCCCGCACGAAGGCGCGCGCTTCGACTCGGTGGTGATGGGCTTGCTGGCGAACGAGTATGTGCCGCTGGACGGCGCGTCGGTCCAAGCGATCCCGCGCGTGTAG
- a CDS encoding acyl-CoA thioesterase — translation MPQLSLPIEGNASTLPKDDFKFKHSLRVRWGECDAQRIVFNAQYVNYIEVAQAEYFRNIGIAHYSDEVRARFDLATVKATLEFLAPVRIDDMLDVYTRVSRIGNSSITFITEMYIHGKNAPCNRAEGIYANFDAATGVPRRVPDDIREAVRRFEGWEY, via the coding sequence TTGCCGCAATTGAGCTTGCCAATAGAAGGGAACGCCAGCACATTGCCTAAGGACGACTTCAAGTTCAAGCACAGCCTGCGTGTGCGCTGGGGAGAGTGCGACGCGCAGCGGATTGTGTTTAATGCGCAGTATGTGAACTACATAGAAGTCGCGCAGGCGGAGTACTTTCGCAATATCGGCATTGCGCATTACAGCGACGAGGTGCGCGCACGGTTCGACCTTGCCACTGTCAAGGCTACTTTGGAGTTTCTGGCACCCGTGCGCATCGACGATATGCTTGATGTGTACACGCGCGTCTCACGCATCGGCAACAGTAGCATTACATTCATTACCGAGATGTACATTCACGGCAAAAATGCGCCGTGCAACCGCGCCGAGGGGATTTACGCCAACTTTGACGCTGCTACGGGCGTGCCGCGGCGTGTGCCGGACGATATACGCGAGGCGGTGCGGCGATTTGAGGGCTGGGAGTATTAA